A window of Rubricoccus marinus contains these coding sequences:
- a CDS encoding polysaccharide biosynthesis protein — MRNVSAVKFLADVLVWAALTPLAFLLRLEGNADGFVNQLLAYGSVALVVKVVALYGARMYLRPWRWVSVRDLRRLLIVVGVVTVVLTVGVLIAFGFSVDRGVAPVPRSVPIIEGLLAVLALSGLRMVSRLRNERQRRPQEAGKRVLIVGAGEAGVMLAREMLRHPEAALTPVGFLDDKDWKTKQPHLGLPVFGALSLLEETVREQEVDEVLIAMPSAKGDVIRGIVEASQRAGVPSRAVPTLTDLASGEVEILQFRDIDVEDLLRREPVRLEPEPIRAYLKGKRVMVTGAGGSIGSEIVRQVAQFGPAQITLLGRGENSVYLINREMAQRWGHIEREAVICDVRDRHSLHSVFERFKPEVVFHAAAHKHVPLMEANPEQAVWNNVMGTRNVAELCSEHGVERLVNISTDKAVNPTNVMGASKRVAEKVVADVASRSECLMASVRFGNVLGSRGSVVPLFRDQIKRGGPITVTHPDMVRYFMTIPEAAQLVLQAGALDDKNRVYVLDMGDPVKIADLASDLILLSGLEPGVDIEIVFSGARPGEKLFEELLLAEEGIEASPHEKIFVARKGAPDASFPAKLEALLEAAQTGSDQAVRDAFQYVVPSYKPESAAPEGSGRSEAGPASGDGSTLEPLATP; from the coding sequence ATGCGCAACGTCTCCGCCGTCAAGTTTCTGGCCGACGTCCTCGTTTGGGCGGCTCTGACGCCTCTGGCGTTCCTGCTCCGCTTGGAAGGCAATGCGGACGGCTTCGTGAACCAGCTTCTGGCGTACGGATCGGTCGCGCTCGTCGTAAAAGTGGTCGCGCTGTACGGCGCGCGGATGTACCTGCGCCCCTGGCGGTGGGTTAGCGTCCGCGACCTCCGGCGCCTCCTCATCGTCGTCGGAGTTGTAACGGTGGTGTTGACCGTCGGCGTTTTGATCGCCTTCGGGTTCTCCGTGGATCGCGGCGTGGCGCCCGTCCCGCGCAGTGTGCCCATCATCGAGGGGCTCCTTGCCGTCCTCGCACTTAGCGGGCTGCGCATGGTCAGCCGCTTGCGCAACGAGCGCCAGAGGCGCCCGCAAGAGGCCGGGAAACGAGTGCTGATCGTAGGCGCGGGCGAGGCGGGTGTGATGCTCGCACGCGAGATGCTCCGGCACCCCGAAGCGGCGCTCACACCTGTCGGATTCTTGGACGACAAGGATTGGAAAACAAAGCAGCCGCACCTCGGCCTGCCTGTCTTCGGAGCGCTGAGCTTGCTGGAGGAGACCGTACGCGAACAGGAGGTCGACGAAGTGCTGATCGCGATGCCGTCTGCAAAGGGCGATGTCATCCGCGGCATCGTGGAAGCCAGCCAGCGCGCCGGCGTCCCCAGCCGGGCGGTCCCCACGCTTACGGACCTGGCCTCTGGCGAGGTCGAGATCTTGCAGTTCCGCGACATCGACGTGGAAGACCTGCTCCGGCGCGAACCCGTGCGACTGGAGCCTGAGCCGATCAGGGCTTACCTGAAGGGGAAGCGCGTGATGGTGACGGGTGCCGGCGGCTCTATCGGGTCCGAGATCGTGCGCCAAGTGGCGCAGTTCGGGCCGGCGCAGATCACGCTGCTCGGGCGCGGTGAGAACAGCGTGTATCTCATCAACCGTGAGATGGCGCAGCGCTGGGGTCACATCGAGCGCGAAGCGGTTATCTGCGACGTGCGAGATCGGCACTCGCTCCACTCCGTGTTCGAGCGCTTCAAGCCTGAAGTCGTCTTCCACGCGGCCGCGCATAAGCACGTCCCGCTGATGGAGGCCAACCCCGAGCAGGCCGTGTGGAACAACGTGATGGGCACGCGCAACGTCGCCGAGCTGTGCTCCGAGCACGGCGTGGAACGTCTCGTCAACATCTCGACGGACAAGGCGGTGAACCCCACCAATGTCATGGGCGCATCCAAGCGCGTGGCGGAAAAGGTCGTCGCCGACGTCGCGAGCCGAAGCGAGTGCCTCATGGCGTCCGTCCGGTTCGGCAACGTGCTGGGCAGCCGCGGCAGCGTGGTGCCTCTGTTCCGCGATCAGATCAAGCGCGGCGGGCCAATCACGGTCACGCACCCGGACATGGTGCGCTACTTCATGACCATCCCCGAGGCCGCGCAGCTCGTGCTGCAGGCGGGCGCGCTGGACGACAAGAACCGCGTCTACGTGCTCGATATGGGCGACCCGGTCAAGATCGCGGACCTCGCGAGCGACCTCATCTTGCTTTCGGGCTTGGAGCCCGGGGTAGACATCGAGATCGTGTTCTCTGGCGCCCGGCCTGGCGAAAAGCTTTTCGAGGAGCTGTTGCTAGCAGAGGAAGGCATCGAAGCCTCGCCGCACGAGAAGATCTTCGTTGCTCGGAAGGGCGCGCCAGATGCGAGCTTCCCGGCCAAACTGGAAGCCCTCCTCGAAGCGGCCCAGACGGGGAGCGATCAGGCGGTGCGCGACGCGTTCCAGTACGTCGTGCCGTCGTACAAGCCTGAAAGCGCGGCGCCCGAGGGCAGCGGCCGGTCCGAGGCGGGGCCCGCCTCCGGTGACGGCTCCACCCTGGAGCCTCTGGCGACGCCGTGA
- a CDS encoding DegT/DnrJ/EryC1/StrS family aminotransferase yields MIDLPRIFLSPPHMGTDEAAFVTEAFDTNWVAPVGPHVDAFEAEFAEYVGAKHAVALSSGTAALHLALRDHGIGPGDKVLVSDLTFCASVNPILYEGGTPVFVDSERESWNVDPNLVEDAFRARASGGNQFKAFVPVHLYGQTVDMDPIVSLCEQYGVTIIEDAAEALGATYKGKSPGIFGRAGIFSFNGNKIITTSGGGMLVTDRSETAQHVKKMATQARDQAPHYEHSEIGFNYRLSNLLAGVGRGQLRVLDERVDARRAVFDAYVDALGDLPGVEFMPEAPWGRNTRWLTCLTLQPDAFGATPEEVRLALEAVNAEARPVWKPMHLQPIYKDYEFIGGDVSSDLFARGLCLPSGSSMSPADIARVVDTVASTHHAIA; encoded by the coding sequence ATGATCGATCTGCCGCGCATCTTCCTCTCGCCGCCCCACATGGGGACCGACGAGGCCGCCTTCGTCACCGAAGCGTTCGACACCAACTGGGTCGCGCCAGTCGGCCCGCACGTCGACGCCTTCGAGGCGGAGTTCGCGGAATACGTGGGCGCGAAGCACGCCGTCGCGCTTTCCTCCGGCACGGCCGCGTTGCACCTCGCCCTGCGCGATCACGGCATCGGACCAGGCGATAAGGTCCTCGTGAGCGACCTCACGTTCTGCGCCAGCGTCAACCCGATCCTCTACGAGGGCGGCACGCCCGTCTTCGTGGACAGCGAGCGCGAGTCGTGGAACGTGGACCCCAACCTCGTGGAGGACGCCTTCCGCGCGCGCGCCTCTGGCGGGAATCAGTTCAAAGCCTTCGTGCCCGTCCACCTCTACGGTCAGACCGTAGACATGGACCCGATCGTCTCGCTCTGCGAGCAGTACGGCGTCACGATCATCGAGGACGCCGCCGAGGCGCTGGGCGCGACTTATAAAGGGAAGTCGCCCGGCATCTTCGGCCGCGCGGGGATTTTCTCGTTCAACGGCAATAAGATCATCACCACCTCTGGCGGCGGGATGCTGGTCACGGACCGCTCCGAGACAGCCCAGCACGTCAAAAAGATGGCGACGCAGGCGCGCGATCAGGCCCCGCATTACGAGCACTCCGAGATCGGCTTCAACTACCGGCTCAGTAACCTCCTCGCGGGCGTCGGCCGGGGACAGCTCCGCGTGCTGGACGAGCGCGTGGACGCCCGCCGCGCCGTTTTCGACGCATACGTGGACGCCCTCGGCGATCTCCCCGGCGTGGAGTTCATGCCCGAAGCGCCCTGGGGACGCAACACCCGGTGGTTGACGTGCCTGACGCTCCAGCCTGACGCCTTTGGCGCCACGCCAGAGGAGGTGCGCCTCGCCCTCGAAGCCGTCAACGCCGAGGCGCGGCCCGTGTGGAAGCCGATGCACCTCCAGCCGATCTACAAGGACTACGAGTTCATCGGTGGAGACGTCTCTTCCGATCTCTTCGCCAGAGGCCTCTGCCTCCCGTCTGGTTCCTCGATGTCGCCGGCCGACATCGCGCGCGTCGTGGACACCGTCGCGAGCACGCACCACGCCATCGCGTAA
- a CDS encoding NeuD/PglB/VioB family sugar acetyltransferase, whose protein sequence is MSVLVVGAGGHAKVVIATLRASGAEIAGMLDDAPEASPVLGVPVVGRTEVLSSHAGQAVIAIGSNRVRQRIAGEYPSVAWATVVHPAAVVHESVALGPGTVVFAGAVLQPDTVVGRHAIINTSATVDHDGDIGDFVHVAPGCNLSGGVTLGEGVFLGVGGAALPGATVGAWTVVGAGGVVVRDLPANVTAVGIPARPLARP, encoded by the coding sequence GTGAGCGTCCTCGTCGTTGGCGCGGGCGGCCACGCCAAAGTGGTCATCGCCACGCTACGGGCCTCTGGCGCTGAGATTGCAGGCATGCTTGACGATGCGCCAGAGGCCTCGCCTGTCCTCGGCGTTCCGGTGGTAGGGCGCACGGAGGTGCTTTCTTCCCACGCCGGTCAAGCCGTAATCGCGATCGGGAGCAACCGCGTCCGCCAGAGGATTGCCGGAGAGTACCCAAGCGTAGCGTGGGCTACAGTCGTGCACCCCGCGGCCGTAGTGCACGAGAGCGTCGCTCTCGGTCCCGGGACGGTCGTGTTCGCCGGCGCCGTGCTTCAGCCCGACACAGTCGTCGGTCGGCACGCCATTATCAACACCTCCGCGACAGTCGACCATGACGGCGACATCGGCGACTTCGTGCACGTCGCGCCGGGGTGCAACCTCTCGGGCGGCGTCACGCTGGGGGAGGGCGTCTTCCTCGGCGTCGGCGGCGCGGCGCTCCCGGGCGCCACCGTGGGCGCGTGGACGGTCGTCGGCGCCGGCGGAGTCGTCGTGCGCGATCTTCCCGCGAACGTAACAGCCGTAGGCATTCCCGCACGGCCTCTGGCGCGACCTTAG
- a CDS encoding sugar transferase gives MRRSIYARFGKSMLDRTAAGLGLVVLSPVLAGVGVLVRQKLGSPVLFRQQRPGLHGKPFEMVKFRTMTDARGPDGTLLPDADRLTPFGQFLRSTSLDELPELWNVVRGEMSLVGPRPLLMRYMDRYSPEQLRRHDVRPGVTGLAQIGGRNAISWEEKFALDVEYVENVSLALDLKILLQTVLQVVRRADVSADEHVTMPEFLGSAHSAPETNGLALAPSPLAAKR, from the coding sequence ATGCGCCGCTCCATCTACGCCCGTTTCGGGAAGTCCATGCTGGACCGCACCGCCGCCGGCCTCGGGCTCGTGGTCCTGAGCCCGGTCCTCGCCGGGGTGGGCGTCCTGGTCCGGCAGAAGCTGGGCTCGCCGGTCCTCTTCCGGCAACAGCGACCTGGGCTCCACGGCAAACCGTTCGAGATGGTCAAGTTTCGCACGATGACCGACGCTAGAGGCCCTGACGGAACGCTCCTGCCCGACGCGGACCGTCTTACGCCGTTCGGCCAGTTCCTCCGCAGTACGAGCTTGGACGAGTTGCCCGAACTGTGGAACGTGGTCCGCGGCGAGATGAGTCTGGTGGGGCCGCGTCCGCTTCTCATGCGGTACATGGATCGCTACAGCCCTGAGCAACTCCGTCGCCACGACGTACGCCCCGGCGTGACCGGCCTCGCGCAGATCGGCGGGCGCAACGCGATCTCATGGGAGGAGAAGTTCGCGCTCGACGTGGAGTACGTCGAAAACGTCTCGCTCGCGCTTGACCTCAAGATCTTGCTCCAAACCGTTCTGCAGGTCGTCCGACGTGCCGATGTCTCGGCCGACGAGCACGTCACCATGCCCGAGTTCCTGGGCTCGGCGCACTCCGCGCCAGAGACCAACGGGCTTGCCCTCGCGCCGTCGCCTCTGGCGGCGAAGCGGTGA
- a CDS encoding glycosyltransferase family 4 protein yields MTKPRLLYVVTHPMTARHLLRGQLAAAQARGYDVAVATSPGPDLDAVAERDGVTVLPVPMAREIAPLADLRSVWALVKTMRRWRPDIVNAGTPKAGLLGSLAARLARVPVRIYTLRGLRLETTVGKTRTILSTTERLASGAAHRVVAVSQSLADRYVELGLAPASKVTVLGQGASNGVDVDRFASPDPEAVAALRQRLGLSEDTPVIGFVGRFTRDKGIAELVDAFDAVYRQAPEARLLLVGDFEAGDPVPLATTERIRQDPAILTPGFLPDPAAAYALMDVLAFPSYREGFPNVPIEAAAAGLPVVGARATGTVDAVVDGETGALVPVGETEPLADALARYVNDPGLRQRQGGAGRARVRAHFTHEAVWASLFAEYERLLAKTGRPTP; encoded by the coding sequence ATGACCAAACCCCGCCTGCTCTACGTTGTCACGCACCCGATGACGGCGCGGCACCTTTTGCGCGGTCAACTCGCAGCAGCGCAAGCGCGCGGCTACGATGTCGCCGTCGCGACCTCGCCCGGCCCTGACCTCGACGCGGTGGCAGAGCGCGACGGTGTAACCGTCCTGCCCGTCCCGATGGCTCGCGAGATCGCACCTCTGGCGGACCTCCGCTCAGTCTGGGCGCTTGTGAAAACCATGCGTCGCTGGCGCCCGGACATCGTCAACGCCGGCACGCCGAAGGCCGGCCTGCTGGGGAGCCTCGCTGCGCGCCTCGCGCGCGTGCCCGTGAGGATCTACACGCTTCGCGGTCTGCGCCTGGAGACCACAGTCGGCAAGACCCGCACGATCCTGAGCACGACCGAACGGCTGGCCTCTGGCGCCGCACACCGCGTCGTCGCGGTCAGCCAGAGTCTTGCCGACCGGTACGTTGAATTGGGTCTCGCGCCCGCTTCCAAGGTGACCGTGCTCGGGCAGGGAGCGAGCAACGGCGTGGACGTGGACCGCTTCGCGAGTCCGGACCCCGAGGCGGTCGCGGCGCTACGCCAGAGGCTCGGCCTCTCCGAGGACACGCCGGTGATCGGCTTCGTGGGGCGCTTTACGCGCGACAAAGGCATCGCCGAACTCGTGGACGCGTTCGATGCCGTCTACCGGCAGGCGCCAGAGGCGCGTCTGCTCCTCGTGGGGGATTTCGAGGCAGGCGACCCCGTGCCTCTGGCGACGACCGAGCGGATCCGGCAAGACCCGGCCATCCTCACGCCCGGTTTCCTGCCAGACCCGGCGGCGGCGTACGCGCTTATGGACGTGCTCGCGTTTCCGTCGTATCGAGAGGGCTTTCCCAATGTGCCCATCGAAGCCGCAGCGGCAGGTCTCCCCGTTGTGGGCGCACGCGCCACGGGGACCGTGGACGCCGTCGTGGACGGCGAGACTGGTGCGCTCGTGCCCGTAGGGGAGACCGAGCCTCTGGCGGATGCGCTCGCGCGCTACGTGAACGATCCAGGCCTACGACAGAGGCAAGGGGGGGCTGGTCGCGCGCGGGTCCGCGCTCATTTCACCCACGAAGCCGTCTGGGCGTCCTTGTTTGCGGAGTACGAACGCCTCCTAGCTAAGACGGGGCGGCCGACGCCCTGA
- a CDS encoding class I SAM-dependent methyltransferase: protein MTHSRVSTVDWEDDIYAQGQQLNHWPFSDLVSAVYGIAAGRDPKTLRVLEVGAGAGNNVVFLAEAGFQTTAQDMSPSAIEYARQRLNAKGLTADLHVGDLVSLPFEDEAFDIVIDRGAFTQNSLENTTKAAAEAHRVLTPGGTLLCFDLMSAGHADKRFGTEVSHHAYDHFTDGVFQRVGLTLFVDEDDIEEIFAPFHTVDAVTVSKHRGETPLWEAYTITATK from the coding sequence ATGACCCACTCTCGCGTTTCAACTGTCGACTGGGAAGACGACATCTACGCCCAAGGGCAGCAACTCAACCATTGGCCGTTCTCAGACCTCGTGTCGGCGGTCTACGGGATCGCTGCTGGGCGGGATCCGAAGACGCTCCGCGTGCTTGAGGTCGGCGCTGGAGCGGGCAACAACGTGGTCTTTCTGGCAGAGGCTGGGTTCCAGACGACGGCCCAGGATATGTCCCCTTCCGCTATCGAGTACGCTCGCCAGAGGCTCAACGCGAAGGGTCTCACCGCGGACCTTCACGTGGGCGATTTGGTCAGTCTGCCCTTCGAGGACGAGGCGTTCGACATCGTGATCGACCGCGGGGCGTTTACGCAGAACAGCTTAGAGAACACGACAAAGGCCGCCGCCGAGGCGCACCGTGTGCTTACTCCTGGAGGGACTCTGTTGTGTTTTGATCTGATGAGCGCCGGCCACGCTGACAAGCGCTTCGGGACGGAGGTCTCCCACCACGCCTACGACCACTTCACCGATGGCGTTTTCCAGCGCGTCGGACTGACGCTGTTCGTGGACGAGGACGACATCGAGGAGATCTTCGCGCCGTTCCACACAGTGGATGCGGTGACGGTCAGCAAGCACCGCGGCGAGACGCCTCTGTGGGAAGCCTACACCATCACGGCCACCAAGTGA
- a CDS encoding DUF4910 domain-containing protein, giving the protein MHQWAKGLAQTWRSITGPGVRETLRYIQDLLPNLKIREVATGESAFDWTVPDEWTLRAAWIENEAGERVIDVANHPLHVVGYSVPTDQWLDRAELETHLHSLPDQLDAIPYVTSYYAPRWGFCLTHRQRLKLPEGRYRAVVDSTLMPGVLNYGELLIPGETEEEILLSTYICHPAMANNELSGIVVTTALARYLASDGRPFDAAGVESEGAPRRRRYSYRIVFVPETIGSIVYISRNLDALRARVRAGFVLTCIGDERAYSMVPTRWGTTASDRVARHVLRHHAPEHNEYSFLDRGSDERQYCSPGVDLPVASLMRSKYGTYPEYHTSLDDLDLVTPRGLAGGFAIAKECVDALEADRIPVATTPCEPQLGKRGLYPTLSTRDRSLQPRALVDLLAYADGHSTLLEIADTIGVPMREAVQLCTRLEDEGLIDSFPTVPEFPPRLRRPTL; this is encoded by the coding sequence ATGCACCAATGGGCGAAGGGCTTAGCGCAGACGTGGAGGAGCATTACCGGCCCCGGCGTACGCGAAACGTTGAGGTATATACAAGATCTTCTGCCTAACCTGAAGATTCGGGAGGTCGCGACGGGAGAGTCTGCCTTTGACTGGACGGTCCCCGATGAATGGACGCTGCGGGCGGCCTGGATTGAGAACGAGGCGGGCGAGCGAGTCATAGATGTCGCCAACCATCCACTTCATGTAGTGGGTTACTCCGTGCCCACGGACCAATGGCTGGACCGTGCGGAACTGGAGACGCACTTGCATTCGCTTCCAGACCAACTCGATGCGATTCCGTACGTCACGTCGTACTACGCGCCACGGTGGGGCTTTTGCCTCACGCACCGTCAGAGGCTCAAATTGCCTGAGGGCCGCTACCGCGCTGTGGTGGATTCCACACTCATGCCCGGGGTTCTCAACTACGGAGAGCTCCTGATTCCAGGCGAGACGGAGGAAGAAATCTTGCTGTCGACGTACATCTGCCATCCCGCGATGGCGAACAACGAACTCTCGGGGATCGTAGTGACGACGGCTCTAGCGCGCTACTTGGCCTCTGACGGGAGGCCGTTCGACGCCGCTGGCGTTGAGTCGGAAGGGGCGCCCCGGAGGAGGCGTTACTCCTACCGAATCGTGTTCGTGCCGGAGACGATCGGCTCCATCGTCTACATCAGCCGAAACCTCGATGCGTTGCGGGCGCGTGTGCGCGCAGGCTTTGTCCTCACATGCATCGGCGACGAACGCGCGTATTCCATGGTACCGACGCGGTGGGGGACTACTGCATCTGACCGGGTAGCGCGGCACGTGCTCCGGCACCACGCACCGGAGCACAACGAGTATTCGTTTCTGGACCGTGGCAGCGACGAGCGGCAGTACTGCAGTCCGGGTGTGGACCTTCCCGTCGCGTCCCTCATGCGCTCTAAGTACGGTACCTACCCGGAGTACCACACGTCGCTAGACGACTTAGACCTCGTGACGCCGAGAGGCCTCGCTGGCGGTTTCGCCATCGCTAAAGAATGCGTGGACGCTCTGGAAGCCGATCGAATTCCCGTCGCTACCACGCCGTGCGAGCCTCAGTTGGGCAAGCGTGGCTTGTATCCTACGCTCAGTACGCGTGATCGCTCGCTTCAACCACGCGCGCTCGTGGACCTGCTCGCATATGCCGACGGCCACAGCACGCTTCTAGAGATCGCCGATACCATTGGTGTTCCGATGCGGGAAGCTGTCCAACTATGCACGCGCCTCGAAGATGAGGGGCTCATCGACTCCTTTCCGACCGTCCCTGAGTTCCCACCACGCCTCCGCCGCCCAACCCTATGA
- a CDS encoding glycosyltransferase family 4 protein: MTILYLNPALTNFGPGPAVHGNALVEQLRGIGEDVVTYPSVLRSSSAVSGGVPAVLRKVKRSVEQSVGPVLRVPYSIQRGLRSASAMQSVGADVVLARHTAYDLSPALLARRLGKPLVLEVNAPIYIEQRLLGIRERPLLYAMERASWRAADCIYAVSNAVRDAIIDVGISPGKIAVIYNGATPDPIAPMRGAKDAGEEIEIVFVGSLYKWQHLGDMIRALAESRARGTRVRLTVVGTGDYLESARLTAEEYGVADFVTFLGRVPHDEVREQLRAADIAVAPYPKLEHFYFLPLKLFEYMAMALPVIASDQGQVQSVLSDGETGLLYAPGDVGALSKAIDTLAVDPDLRARLGGAARARLESRYTWRHTAEHVRDLCVEARALHDGRPVRLIQSS; encoded by the coding sequence ATGACGATTCTCTATCTAAACCCTGCTCTCACAAACTTCGGGCCTGGCCCTGCGGTGCACGGCAACGCCCTCGTGGAACAACTCCGCGGAATCGGTGAGGACGTGGTGACGTATCCATCCGTACTTCGATCCTCAAGCGCTGTCTCAGGGGGCGTTCCTGCCGTCCTCCGGAAGGTAAAACGCAGCGTCGAGCAGTCCGTTGGACCTGTACTGCGGGTCCCCTACTCCATCCAGCGAGGCCTGCGAAGTGCCTCTGCAATGCAAAGCGTCGGCGCTGATGTCGTCCTGGCGAGGCACACTGCATACGACTTATCTCCGGCGTTGCTCGCGAGACGTCTGGGCAAGCCTCTCGTGCTGGAAGTGAACGCGCCGATCTACATCGAGCAGCGGCTGCTCGGCATCCGGGAGCGGCCTCTTCTCTACGCGATGGAGCGAGCGAGCTGGCGCGCGGCCGACTGCATCTATGCTGTCTCCAACGCGGTTCGCGACGCGATTATTGATGTGGGAATAAGTCCGGGGAAAATCGCAGTGATCTACAACGGCGCAACTCCCGACCCTATCGCTCCGATGCGGGGGGCTAAAGATGCTGGAGAGGAAATCGAGATCGTGTTTGTAGGGTCTCTGTACAAATGGCAGCATTTGGGAGACATGATCCGCGCCCTAGCAGAGAGCCGCGCCAGGGGCACACGTGTTCGACTCACGGTGGTGGGTACTGGAGACTACTTGGAGTCAGCTCGTCTGACGGCGGAGGAATACGGGGTTGCGGACTTTGTCACCTTTCTTGGTCGAGTTCCACACGATGAAGTCAGGGAGCAGTTGCGTGCTGCTGATATCGCAGTCGCTCCTTATCCCAAACTTGAGCACTTCTATTTTTTACCGCTCAAATTATTCGAATACATGGCAATGGCGCTTCCGGTTATTGCGTCAGATCAGGGTCAGGTTCAGTCTGTGCTGAGCGACGGGGAAACAGGTCTGCTTTATGCGCCTGGGGATGTAGGAGCTTTGAGCAAAGCCATCGACACGCTGGCTGTAGATCCTGACTTGCGCGCACGTCTCGGCGGAGCAGCACGCGCGCGGCTAGAATCTCGTTACACATGGCGCCACACGGCTGAGCATGTCCGCGACTTATGCGTTGAGGCTCGAGCCCTTCACGATGGGCGGCCTGTCCGCCTCATCCAGTCATCATAA
- a CDS encoding HAD family hydrolase yields MTVAPLSAVLFDAGDVLYDATAWRRWLAERLSASGVDITYPLLVERWEAQLVDVYTGRVGYWDRFRRLLSDFDIPDADLPKWEAAARAKGSEVQEVHRAFDGTREMLEALRARGLRLGVLSDTQQPAEDVRRKLDGFGLDGLFDAVVTSIDIGHVKPEREAYQEAANAVGSPLAQCAFVAHDVDELEGAQEAGMWAIAFNAAPGVPCDAWAESLTDLVELVNSRLPA; encoded by the coding sequence ATGACTGTTGCTCCTCTTTCTGCTGTCCTCTTCGATGCCGGTGACGTGCTCTACGACGCCACAGCGTGGCGCCGTTGGCTTGCCGAGCGCTTGAGTGCCTCTGGCGTTGATATCACGTACCCCTTGCTCGTTGAGCGGTGGGAAGCACAGCTCGTAGACGTCTACACGGGCCGTGTCGGATACTGGGACCGCTTTCGGCGCCTGCTCTCCGATTTTGACATTCCCGACGCCGATCTCCCCAAATGGGAAGCAGCAGCCCGGGCGAAGGGATCGGAGGTGCAGGAAGTCCACCGCGCCTTCGACGGCACGCGTGAGATGCTGGAAGCGCTCCGCGCTAGAGGCCTTCGCCTCGGCGTGCTCAGCGACACGCAGCAGCCTGCCGAAGACGTCCGCCGAAAGCTGGATGGCTTCGGCTTGGATGGGCTCTTCGACGCAGTTGTGACCTCGATCGACATCGGTCACGTCAAGCCGGAGCGGGAGGCGTATCAAGAGGCGGCCAACGCCGTAGGCTCGCCTCTGGCGCAGTGCGCCTTTGTCGCGCACGATGTGGACGAGCTAGAGGGCGCGCAAGAGGCGGGGATGTGGGCCATCGCTTTCAACGCGGCTCCTGGTGTGCCGTGCGACGCCTGGGCGGAGTCGCTTACAGACCTCGTTGAGCTTGTCAACTCTCGCCTTCCCGCCTAG